A stretch of the Poseidonibacter parvus genome encodes the following:
- a CDS encoding efflux RND transporter permease subunit, giving the protein MIKKIYDNVILKFPIAVLLVLFTSITVLGYYATKLEIDASAETLLLDDDKDLKFSREVNKRYYNPNFLVITYSPYDELLSKTSLDRLSSLSDDLLKLENIESITSILNVPLVQSPIRPISDLVDGVETLSTKEYDLTLVKKEFLTSELYSNNLVSPDFKTTALMLNLKEDKKYFELLEKRNDLLAKKRANNITKDELNLLNKTVLEFKEYRDFLREQETSDIKNIRAIISKYDNQASIFLGGINMIANDIVGFVRSDLLIYGSTLVFLLIFILWFIFRHPRWIILPIVICLLSVVSTAGVLGLFNWEVTVISSNFIALQLIITISIVLHLIVRYRELNVKYKNASQYKLVINTILSKMNPSFFAIITTITGFASLVLSSIQPVKNLGLMMSAGIAISLIIAFLVFPIVLIMVNKKDEHEREKNSKFSLISKASYLVENKGSSILIGSLLVVVFSLSGASQLIVENSFINYFKQSTDIYKGMKVIDENLGGTTPLDVIIKFKDEEKTVKIVEKASEDDFFDDFEDEYKESENDEQYWFSQDKMNTITKVHNYLDSLEEVGKVQSLASILKVGKLLNDNKELDGITLALLYKKLPERYKDLILAPYVNIEHNEARITMRIVDSNPSLRRNELLNKINTDLRDIIENKETSYKLSNLMVLYNNMLQSLFDSQISTLGFVLVILFIMFLLLFRSLKIAFIALIANIIPISAIFGIMGWLNIPLDIMTITIAAISIGIGVDDTIHYIHRFKEEYKFDHNYINAMKRSHESIGYAMYYTSLVVVVGFSILVLSNLIPTIYFGLLTVVVMATILASALLLLPRLIILLKPFTKH; this is encoded by the coding sequence ATGATAAAAAAGATTTATGACAATGTCATTTTAAAATTTCCAATTGCAGTTTTACTAGTATTATTCACTAGCATTACTGTTTTAGGATACTACGCTACAAAACTTGAAATTGATGCTTCGGCTGAAACACTTCTACTTGATGATGATAAAGATTTAAAATTTTCTAGAGAAGTAAACAAAAGATATTACAATCCAAACTTTTTAGTTATTACTTACTCTCCCTATGATGAATTACTTTCAAAAACAAGTTTAGATAGATTATCAAGCCTTTCAGATGATTTACTTAAATTAGAAAATATAGAAAGTATAACTTCAATATTAAATGTTCCTTTAGTTCAATCTCCAATAAGACCAATTTCTGATTTAGTTGATGGAGTTGAAACTCTTAGTACTAAAGAGTATGATTTAACTTTAGTTAAAAAAGAGTTTTTAACATCTGAACTTTACTCAAATAACTTAGTAAGTCCAGATTTTAAAACGACTGCATTAATGTTAAATCTAAAAGAAGACAAAAAGTATTTTGAACTTTTAGAAAAAAGAAATGATTTATTAGCTAAAAAAAGAGCAAATAATATTACAAAAGATGAATTAAATCTTTTAAATAAAACTGTATTAGAGTTTAAAGAATATAGAGATTTTTTAAGAGAACAAGAAACAAGTGATATTAAAAATATTAGAGCAATAATTAGTAAGTACGATAATCAAGCAAGTATTTTCCTTGGTGGAATAAATATGATTGCAAATGATATTGTAGGCTTTGTTAGAAGTGATTTATTAATTTATGGTTCTACTTTAGTATTTTTACTTATTTTTATTTTATGGTTTATTTTTAGACATCCTAGATGGATTATCTTACCAATTGTTATTTGTCTTTTATCTGTTGTTTCAACAGCTGGAGTATTGGGTTTATTTAATTGGGAAGTTACTGTAATATCATCAAACTTTATTGCTTTACAGTTAATAATAACCATTTCAATAGTTTTACACTTAATTGTAAGATATAGAGAATTAAATGTAAAATATAAAAATGCCAGTCAATATAAGCTAGTGATAAACACTATTTTATCAAAAATGAATCCTTCATTTTTTGCAATTATTACTACAATTACAGGTTTTGCATCTTTAGTATTATCAAGTATTCAACCTGTTAAAAACTTAGGTTTAATGATGAGTGCTGGAATTGCAATCTCACTTATTATTGCTTTTTTAGTTTTTCCTATTGTTTTAATAATGGTGAATAAAAAAGATGAACATGAAAGAGAAAAAAACTCTAAGTTTTCACTTATTTCAAAAGCTTCATACCTTGTAGAAAACAAAGGAAGTAGTATTTTAATAGGTTCTTTACTTGTAGTTGTATTTTCTCTTTCAGGAGCATCACAATTAATTGTAGAGAATAGTTTTATTAACTACTTTAAACAAAGTACAGATATTTATAAAGGAATGAAAGTAATTGATGAAAATTTAGGTGGAACAACGCCCTTAGATGTAATTATAAAATTCAAAGATGAAGAAAAAACAGTAAAAATTGTAGAAAAAGCTAGCGAAGATGACTTTTTTGATGACTTTGAAGATGAGTATAAAGAAAGCGAAAACGATGAACAATATTGGTTTTCACAAGATAAAATGAATACAATTACAAAAGTTCATAACTATCTAGACTCACTGGAAGAAGTTGGAAAAGTACAATCTTTAGCAAGTATTTTAAAAGTAGGAAAACTTTTAAATGACAATAAAGAATTAGATGGAATAACACTAGCACTTTTATATAAAAAACTTCCAGAAAGATATAAAGATTTGATTTTAGCTCCATATGTAAATATTGAGCATAATGAAGCTAGAATTACTATGAGAATAGTCGATTCAAATCCAAGTTTACGAAGAAATGAATTATTAAATAAAATCAATACTGATTTAAGAGATATTATTGAAAATAAAGAAACGTCATATAAATTATCAAACCTAATGGTTTTATATAACAATATGCTTCAATCATTATTTGATTCTCAAATCTCTACATTAGGTTTTGTTTTAGTGATTTTATTTATAATGTTTTTACTTCTTTTTAGATCACTTAAAATTGCATTTATTGCACTAATTGCTAATATTATTCCTATTTCTGCTATTTTTGGAATTATGGGTTGGTTAAATATTCCTTTAGATATTATGACTATTACAATTGCAGCTATTTCTATTGGTATTGGAGTAGATGATACAATACATTATATTCATAGATTTAAAGAAGAGTACAAGTTTGATCATAATTATATCAATGCTATGAAAAGATCTCATGAAAGTATTGGATATGCTATGTATTACACTTCTTTAGTAGTTGTAGTAGGTTTTTCTATACTTGTTTTATCAAATTTAATTCCTACTATTTACTTTGGTTTATTAACAGTAGTTGTAATGGCTACAATCTTAGCTTCAGCACTACTTTTACTTCCAAGATTAATAATATTATTAAAACCATTTACAAAGCATTAA
- a CDS encoding ABC transporter substrate-binding protein gives MKLKNLFKILLLITFAITSASALKKETIKEEMGNKINTILLILKDESLQTKQKGEKIVSIIDSVFDYNTMSKIALGKKTWTSISKEQRNEFVKVFERKLKNSYIDKLELYTNQEVKIISLEDYKGSRLQLVTELIGQDDVYTINYNFYKNRASNEWLIYDVDLIGVSIMQTNRQQFSGLLKEKTFDEMLAVLKEANEKN, from the coding sequence ATGAAATTAAAGAACTTATTTAAAATATTATTATTGATTACTTTTGCAATTACATCTGCAAGTGCTTTGAAAAAAGAGACAATAAAAGAAGAAATGGGAAATAAAATCAATACAATTTTACTTATTTTAAAAGATGAAAGTCTTCAAACTAAGCAAAAAGGTGAAAAAATAGTTTCTATAATTGATTCAGTTTTTGATTATAATACTATGTCAAAAATTGCTTTAGGTAAAAAAACTTGGACATCAATTTCTAAAGAACAAAGAAATGAATTTGTAAAAGTTTTTGAAAGAAAACTAAAAAACTCATATATTGATAAACTTGAATTATATACAAATCAAGAAGTAAAGATTATTTCTTTAGAAGATTATAAAGGAAGTAGATTACAGTTAGTTACAGAGTTAATTGGTCAAGATGATGTATACACAATTAACTATAACTTTTACAAAAATAGAGCTAGTAATGAGTGGTTGATTTATGATGTTGATTTAATTGGTGTAAGTATTATGCAAACAAATAGACAACAATTTTCAGGATTATTAAAAGAAAAAACTTTCGATGAAATGTTAGCTGTTTTAAAAGAAGCAAACGAAAAAAACTAA
- a CDS encoding VacJ family lipoprotein, giving the protein MKISSQTNKSQTVEYDDFEDEFADEFANTQVEVFDPLSGYNRVMTSFNDGIYTYALSPVATGYTYVFPQTLRVGISNFFSNLLFPLRFINNLLQLKFENSVEELGRFLINTTFGLAGFMDPAKTELGWEAHDEDFGQTLGYYGVGEGFHVVLPFLGPSNLRDIVGLAADGYISPLSTTGSSDIGYKIPNNSLENVGIIATDTINSTSLRLGQYESIKKDALDLYPFLRDVYNQRRNKQIEE; this is encoded by the coding sequence ATAAAAATTTCCTCACAAACTAATAAATCACAAACAGTTGAATATGATGATTTTGAAGATGAATTTGCAGATGAGTTTGCAAATACACAAGTAGAAGTATTTGACCCTTTAAGTGGTTATAATAGAGTAATGACATCTTTTAATGATGGTATTTATACTTATGCTTTAAGTCCTGTTGCAACTGGATATACTTATGTATTTCCACAAACCCTTAGAGTTGGAATTTCTAACTTTTTTTCAAATCTGCTATTTCCTTTAAGATTTATAAACAATTTATTACAATTAAAATTTGAAAACTCAGTTGAAGAGTTAGGAAGATTTTTAATTAACACTACTTTTGGATTAGCTGGTTTTATGGATCCTGCTAAAACTGAATTAGGTTGGGAAGCACATGACGAAGACTTTGGACAAACTCTTGGATATTATGGAGTTGGAGAAGGTTTTCATGTTGTTTTACCTTTTTTAGGACCTTCAAATCTTAGAGATATTGTAGGACTTGCAGCTGATGGATATATTAGTCCTCTAAGCACAACTGGTTCAAGTGATATTGGATATAAAATTCCAAATAATAGTTTAGAAAATGTAGGAATAATCGCTACAGATACGATAAATTCTACTTCACTTAGACTTGGTCAATATGAAAGTATTAAAAAAGATGCTTTAGATTTATATCCATTTTTAAGAGATGTATATAATCAAAGAAGAAATAAACAAATAGAGGAATAA
- a CDS encoding M23 family metallopeptidase, with the protein MKKILIIQVILFCNLFALTISQNVVKNANTVLLEIQKENISNVKLTFHTQNIDFFKNKFKKNTYSALLPISYYQKKDNYRVIISYLENNKKVFKGLNLKVVDGKYKSEVINVSKKKLKPNPSRVARTKKEYAEAIKIYKSKTNKILWDEEFIYPLNSKITSNFGTKRVYNGMLKSYHSGTDFRAKNGTPIIASNSGIVKIAQNRFYSGNSIVIDHGFGVYSCYFHLSLMNYKVGDFIKKGEILGLSGSTGRVTGPHLHFSFRINGIQVDPLNAIEVLNSLKKQ; encoded by the coding sequence ATGAAAAAAATATTAATAATCCAAGTAATCCTATTTTGCAATTTATTTGCCTTAACAATAAGCCAAAATGTTGTAAAAAATGCCAACACAGTTCTGTTGGAAATACAAAAAGAAAATATATCAAATGTAAAACTGACGTTTCATACACAAAATATAGATTTTTTTAAAAATAAGTTTAAAAAAAATACATACTCTGCATTATTGCCAATTTCATACTATCAGAAGAAAGACAATTATAGAGTTATTATCTCTTATCTTGAAAACAATAAAAAAGTTTTTAAAGGTTTAAATCTAAAAGTTGTTGATGGAAAATATAAAAGTGAAGTAATAAATGTTTCAAAAAAGAAACTAAAACCAAATCCATCAAGAGTTGCCAGAACTAAAAAAGAGTATGCAGAAGCTATAAAAATATATAAAAGTAAAACAAATAAAATCTTATGGGATGAAGAGTTCATTTATCCATTAAATTCTAAAATCACCAGTAATTTTGGAACAAAACGAGTCTATAATGGAATGCTTAAATCCTATCATAGTGGTACAGATTTTAGAGCAAAAAATGGTACACCAATTATTGCTTCAAATTCAGGTATTGTAAAAATTGCACAAAATAGATTCTATTCAGGTAATTCTATTGTAATAGATCATGGTTTTGGAGTTTATTCTTGTTATTTTCACTTAAGTCTTATGAATTATAAAGTTGGAGATTTTATCAAAAAAGGTGAAATACTAGGTCTTAGTGGAAGTACAGGAAGAGTAACTGGTCCACATTTACACTTTTCTTTTAGAATCAACGGTATACAGGTAGATCCATTAAATGCAATAGAGGTTTTAAATAGCTTAAAAAAGCAATAA
- a CDS encoding YebC/PmpR family DNA-binding transcriptional regulator, whose product MGRAFEYRKASKLKRWGAMSRLFPKLAKAIEMAAKAGVPDPEMNSALRTAILNAKAENMPKTNIEAAIKRASGKDSANYTDVNFEGKGPHGSLIFVETATDNNTRTVANVKMYFNKNGGSMAPTGSLEFMFDRKALFEFNKTEDMDIEELELELIDAGLEEIEEEDGIVLVTADYTDFGTLNTAFEEMGIELTKAKLERISNNPQTFTEEQEEEIGKLLEKLEDDDDVQAVYTNMA is encoded by the coding sequence ATGGGTAGAGCCTTTGAATATAGAAAAGCGTCAAAATTAAAAAGATGGGGAGCAATGTCTAGATTGTTTCCAAAATTAGCAAAAGCTATTGAAATGGCAGCAAAAGCTGGGGTTCCTGATCCTGAAATGAACTCAGCACTTAGAACAGCTATTTTAAATGCAAAAGCTGAAAATATGCCAAAAACAAATATTGAAGCTGCTATTAAAAGAGCAAGTGGAAAAGATTCTGCTAACTATACAGATGTAAACTTTGAAGGAAAAGGACCTCATGGTTCTTTAATCTTTGTAGAAACTGCTACTGATAATAATACAAGAACAGTTGCGAATGTTAAAATGTATTTTAATAAAAATGGTGGTTCAATGGCACCAACTGGTTCTTTAGAATTTATGTTTGATAGAAAAGCATTATTTGAATTTAATAAAACTGAAGATATGGATATTGAAGAATTAGAATTAGAACTAATTGATGCAGGATTAGAAGAAATTGAAGAAGAAGACGGTATTGTTTTAGTAACTGCTGATTACACTGATTTTGGTACATTAAATACTGCATTTGAAGAAATGGGAATTGAACTTACTAAAGCAAAATTAGAAAGAATTTCAAATAATCCACAAACATTTACAGAAGAACAAGAAGAAGAGATTGGAAAGTTATTAGAAAAACTTGAAGATGATGATGATGTTCAAGCTGTTTATACAAATATGGCATAA
- a CDS encoding NINE protein, which translates to MNNIDLEKAKTQQLSVVLAYLLWWFLGIFGMHRLYTKQKRWWIYILVGFIGLITTFILIGYLILIGLFILWVIDGFKLNNIVKDFNLNILEEFERSSEEIN; encoded by the coding sequence ATGAATAATATTGATTTAGAAAAAGCAAAAACACAACAACTAAGTGTTGTATTAGCTTATCTTCTATGGTGGTTTTTAGGTATCTTTGGAATGCATAGACTATATACAAAACAAAAGCGTTGGTGGATATATATACTTGTAGGATTTATTGGACTAATTACTACTTTTATTCTTATAGGTTATTTGATTTTAATAGGTCTTTTTATTTTATGGGTAATAGATGGTTTTAAGTTAAATAATATTGTAAAAGATTTTAATCTAAATATTTTAGAAGAGTTTGAAAGAAGTTCAGAAGAAATCAATTAA
- a CDS encoding M48 family metallopeptidase encodes MKLLRNFIFVGITVLIIIGCTHKTPYTNRSQMIFMSPKEELALGETSYKQALSKAKVINNTYDARRVKAIGAKIAAAANRPDFKWEFNLVQNDAMNAFCLPGGKVVVYTGILKAAKNDDQLATVMSHEVAHALARHGAERMSSAKVQQGIQLIGNVVLAATAPGYTNAFNQAYGLGSQLGVMLPYGRLQESEADEIGIYLMVKAGYNPYEALNFWQNMSAGKKTQNEFFSTHPSSNTRIKDIKNTIAKLKRK; translated from the coding sequence ATGAAACTATTAAGAAATTTCATTTTTGTAGGTATCACTGTATTAATAATCATAGGTTGTACACATAAAACACCCTATACAAATAGATCGCAAATGATTTTTATGTCACCTAAAGAAGAATTAGCACTAGGAGAAACATCATATAAGCAAGCTTTATCAAAAGCAAAAGTAATTAACAATACTTATGATGCAAGAAGAGTAAAAGCAATTGGTGCAAAAATTGCAGCTGCTGCAAATAGACCTGATTTTAAATGGGAATTTAATCTAGTTCAAAATGACGCAATGAATGCGTTTTGTTTGCCTGGTGGAAAAGTTGTAGTTTATACAGGTATTTTAAAAGCTGCTAAAAATGACGATCAGTTAGCAACTGTTATGTCTCATGAAGTTGCACATGCTCTTGCTCGTCATGGAGCTGAGAGAATGAGTTCAGCAAAAGTACAACAAGGAATACAACTTATTGGAAATGTAGTATTAGCAGCAACTGCACCTGGCTATACAAATGCATTTAATCAAGCTTATGGTCTTGGTTCACAATTAGGAGTAATGCTTCCTTATGGTAGATTACAAGAAAGTGAAGCTGATGAAATTGGTATTTATTTAATGGTTAAAGCAGGATACAATCCTTATGAAGCTTTAAACTTTTGGCAAAATATGAGTGCTGGTAAAAAAACTCAAAATGAATTCTTTTCAACACATCCAAGTTCGAATACAAGAATTAAAGATATTAAAAATACAATTGCTAAATTAAAAAGAAAATAA
- a CDS encoding DMT family transporter → MQAKKGNIYGVITILLYSSLALFSIFTSNIPAFELTSLSFFVASFVGLAFLKKQKVHISKLFKIPVKVWFIGINGLFGYHFFYFLAIKNAPAVEANLINYLWPLLIVVFSSFLPNERLKWFHILGTILGLFGAFLLVSKGGSFSFEAQYISGYIFAIIAALIWSSYSVISRTLSHIPTYAVTGFCMATAILSGICHFIFETTVIPNATELFGILMLGLGPVGGAFYLWDYAVKNADIKLLGSISYFTPLLSTLLLVLLGYAEFTTAITLACIFIILGSFVSSAQYLKSIKNFFFKK, encoded by the coding sequence GTGCAAGCAAAAAAGGGTAATATTTATGGTGTTATAACCATTTTACTATACTCTTCACTAGCACTTTTTTCAATATTTACTAGTAATATTCCTGCTTTTGAATTAACATCATTATCTTTTTTTGTAGCTTCTTTTGTAGGATTGGCTTTTTTAAAAAAACAAAAAGTTCACATATCTAAGCTTTTTAAAATTCCTGTAAAAGTCTGGTTTATTGGAATAAATGGTTTATTTGGTTATCACTTTTTTTACTTCTTGGCTATTAAAAATGCTCCTGCTGTTGAAGCAAATCTAATAAATTATTTATGGCCATTATTGATAGTAGTATTTTCATCTTTTTTACCAAATGAAAGATTAAAATGGTTTCATATCTTAGGAACAATTCTTGGATTATTTGGAGCTTTTCTTTTAGTTTCAAAAGGTGGAAGTTTTTCTTTTGAAGCACAATATATTTCAGGATATATATTTGCAATAATTGCAGCTTTAATATGGTCATCATATTCTGTGATTTCAAGAACATTATCTCATATTCCTACCTATGCAGTTACGGGCTTTTGTATGGCTACTGCTATATTATCAGGTATTTGTCATTTTATATTTGAAACTACTGTTATTCCAAATGCTACAGAATTATTTGGAATATTAATGCTTGGACTTGGACCTGTTGGAGGGGCGTTTTATTTATGGGATTATGCAGTTAAAAATGCAGATATAAAACTACTTGGTTCAATTTCATATTTTACACCATTACTTTCTACGCTATTACTTGTACTTTTAGGATATGCCGAATTTACTACGGCTATTACATTAGCTTGTATTTTTATTATTTTAGGTTCATTTGTAAGTTCAGCGCAGTATTTAAAATCAATAAAAAACTTCTTTTTTAAGAAATAA
- a CDS encoding TrmH family RNA methyltransferase, with amino-acid sequence MQNKMQDIINISEINDPQIKEFISLRKSQVEENQVVVESKNVFKKLFSTNIKIHKVFTTIEHLDFLKENCSDIDFPIYTASNELMKDIVGHKIHQGMLALIDKPKYITFDEIQGNVVVLNGLTSPENVGSIVRSCAAFNITTLIIDENTCSPFIRRCIRVSTGNLFNIKVYKTSTLKDDLIKLQSLDYKVLTTANHETAVSLHEFTFPKKSAVVIGSEGFGAQQDIIDLSDNILRIDISEEVTSLNAAIAASIVFFQMGK; translated from the coding sequence ATGCAGAATAAAATGCAAGACATAATCAACATTAGTGAGATAAATGATCCCCAAATAAAAGAGTTTATAAGTTTACGAAAATCACAAGTTGAAGAAAATCAAGTAGTAGTAGAGAGTAAAAATGTTTTCAAAAAACTTTTTTCAACAAATATAAAAATACATAAAGTTTTTACAACTATTGAGCATCTTGATTTTTTAAAAGAAAACTGTTCAGACATAGATTTTCCAATATACACTGCAAGTAATGAACTAATGAAAGATATAGTAGGGCACAAAATACATCAAGGTATGTTAGCACTTATAGATAAACCTAAATATATTACTTTTGATGAAATACAAGGTAATGTTGTAGTATTAAATGGACTCACATCTCCTGAGAATGTAGGCTCAATTGTTCGCTCTTGTGCAGCTTTTAATATCACTACTTTAATTATAGATGAAAATACATGTTCACCATTTATTAGAAGATGTATTAGAGTTTCTACTGGAAATTTATTTAATATAAAAGTATATAAAACAAGTACTTTAAAAGATGATTTAATAAAACTACAATCTTTAGACTACAAAGTATTAACAACTGCAAATCATGAAACAGCAGTAAGCTTGCATGAATTTACTTTCCCAAAAAAATCAGCAGTAGTAATAGGAAGTGAAGGTTTTGGAGCACAACAAGATATTATTGATTTATCAGATAATATTCTTAGAATTGATATAAGTGAAGAAGTTACAAGTTTAAATGCTGCTATTGCTGCATCTATTGTGTTTTTTCAGATGGGTAAATAG
- a CDS encoding YeeE/YedE family protein, whose translation MFDLEIFETVNILALLLGTVFGMVAQKQQFCFSGSVKDFILTKSTRRGSSVVMAMIVAIIATSLLSSYFEIDLTETVFFKEDINYFIIIFGGALFGIGMMLADGCGNRQLIKFAQGDSNSLITIIFIGIFAYATTKGILHGVLNPIINNETLIHLSSYIENVQMNIFVVLAILVALLLFLVKKVKRVLTLWDGVVIGILISIAWYITGVVGAESMERVIDLTGITFVYPTAKSLELFMFYQVNELSFAISIVIGVLFGTFVMSFINKKYSFGCTAAQNINRTKYNMIGGALMGTGGVLSIGCTVGQGLTGLSTLAFASFLAIVSIMVSGIITALLLNKKNKLPMCFIFDWKDNNNDYQI comes from the coding sequence ATGTTTGATTTAGAAATATTTGAAACAGTAAATATCTTAGCTTTACTTCTTGGAACAGTTTTTGGAATGGTGGCTCAAAAACAGCAGTTTTGTTTTAGTGGTTCTGTAAAAGATTTTATTCTTACAAAATCAACAAGAAGAGGTTCTTCTGTAGTAATGGCAATGATTGTTGCAATTATTGCCACATCTTTACTATCTAGTTATTTTGAAATTGACTTAACTGAAACTGTGTTCTTTAAAGAAGATATCAATTACTTTATTATCATTTTTGGTGGAGCTTTATTTGGTATTGGAATGATGTTAGCTGACGGTTGTGGAAATAGACAATTAATTAAATTTGCACAAGGTGATTCAAACTCTTTAATCACAATTATCTTTATTGGTATCTTTGCTTATGCTACAACTAAAGGTATTCTTCATGGTGTTTTAAATCCAATTATCAATAATGAAACTTTAATACATCTTTCATCATATATTGAAAATGTACAAATGAATATTTTTGTAGTACTTGCTATTTTAGTAGCCTTACTATTATTTTTAGTTAAAAAAGTTAAAAGAGTATTAACATTATGGGATGGAGTTGTTATTGGGATTTTAATCTCAATTGCTTGGTATATAACTGGTGTTGTAGGTGCTGAAAGTATGGAAAGAGTGATTGACTTAACAGGTATTACTTTTGTTTATCCAACTGCAAAATCTTTAGAACTATTTATGTTTTATCAAGTAAATGAATTATCATTTGCAATATCAATTGTAATTGGTGTTTTATTTGGAACATTTGTAATGTCATTTATTAATAAAAAATATAGCTTTGGTTGTACAGCAGCACAAAATATTAATAGAACAAAATATAATATGATTGGTGGAGCACTTATGGGAACAGGTGGTGTTTTATCAATTGGTTGTACAGTTGGACAAGGATTAACTGGACTTTCTACACTTGCTTTTGCATCTTTTTTAGCAATCGTTTCTATTATGGTTTCAGGAATCATAACAGCACTACTTCTAAATAAGAAAAATAAACTACCTATGTGTTTTATCTTTGATTGGAAAGATAACAACAACGACTATCAGATTTAA
- a CDS encoding rhodanese-like domain-containing protein, translating to MKLKNLLLATTLVTTSLIANEFVGYNEIASKLIKENKKAGNYASIEDVKKALDSKDWIVADVRTQLEWASARIKGSVRVGRQAPEKALANFALDDDDNFVKQNLIVVCNTAKRASIEAETFKLMGFKTVKIFDIYSWIDTCNPVTTGYSSKKYKAGTKNKFGQMKAEHCYK from the coding sequence ATGAAACTAAAGAATTTACTATTAGCTACTACTCTTGTTACTACATCATTAATAGCTAATGAATTTGTTGGATATAATGAGATAGCATCAAAGCTTATAAAAGAAAATAAAAAAGCTGGAAATTATGCAAGTATTGAGGACGTAAAAAAAGCTCTTGATTCAAAAGATTGGATTGTAGCAGATGTTAGAACTCAACTAGAATGGGCTTCGGCAAGAATAAAAGGAAGTGTTAGAGTTGGAAGACAAGCACCTGAAAAAGCTCTTGCGAACTTTGCATTAGATGATGATGATAATTTTGTAAAACAAAACCTTATTGTTGTTTGTAACACAGCAAAAAGAGCTTCTATTGAGGCAGAAACTTTTAAATTAATGGGATTTAAAACAGTTAAAATATTTGATATTTATTCTTGGATTGATACGTGTAATCCTGTAACAACTGGTTATTCTTCAAAAAAATATAAAGCTGGAACTAAAAACAAATTTGGTCAAATGAAAGCCGAACATTGTTATAAATAA
- a CDS encoding DsrE family protein, with amino-acid sequence MKKFFKMVLIMLFISFTSVNAQDESEEKIHKVVIQVSTDDLRTQNIALNNAVNLQKLYGLDNVEIEIVAYGPGLTLLTTKGIHNKRVESLALQNIEFSACSNTIKNIERKFGTKIVLLDGVQTVTAGVARIIELQEEGYSYIRP; translated from the coding sequence ATGAAGAAATTTTTTAAAATGGTTTTAATCATGTTATTTATATCTTTTACAAGTGTAAATGCCCAAGATGAAAGCGAAGAAAAAATACATAAAGTAGTAATCCAAGTTAGCACAGATGATTTAAGAACTCAAAACATCGCACTAAATAATGCAGTAAATTTACAAAAATTATATGGACTAGATAATGTTGAAATAGAGATTGTAGCTTATGGTCCTGGATTAACTTTACTAACAACAAAAGGTATACATAATAAAAGAGTTGAAAGCCTAGCTTTACAAAATATAGAGTTTTCTGCATGTTCTAATACTATTAAGAATATTGAAAGAAAATTTGGTACAAAAATTGTTTTACTTGATGGAGTACAAACAGTAACAGCAGGAGTTGCAAGAATTATAGAATTACAAGAAGAAGGTTATTCTTATATTAGACCATAA